The Branchiostoma floridae strain S238N-H82 chromosome 10, Bfl_VNyyK, whole genome shotgun sequence genome has a segment encoding these proteins:
- the LOC118425139 gene encoding leucine-rich repeat-containing protein 4-like codes for MMKACVTILLCIVVGTSARYPCPPECECGELGPHGIACGGEDMTHFPKNIPPNAVYLDVEGTKITTIPKGVFNKLHHLIGLILDQNQISTIEPGAFQGLTNMSLLSLSTNPGLSLTKVDPLILKDIQNLTRFLAQNNKLITIPTKFFSENKNLREVDLQNAGLLELQPGCFSNLKNLFIVDLSKNQIDKIGANVFTGSSNFQTLLLSNSQVKSIEPRAFETQEEMLFLMIDHNMLVSVRSALLGLKNLLTLALNDNKIVSLNEDDFKDLVMLNSLDLSNNELMDTGNALANLRSLGSLNLNNNRLTKLSFQGMPLLTDISVSNNLLQSIPERLDVITHARILDISNNPIQSLPGGRFASLNSLLKLDISNISVIQDGGLAPDALTGLHSLVELRVENNELNKVPSQALSAVKQIQILSLSHNKIETLDENDFVSVSNVSNLQLANNMLAKVPEKALRPFTNLTQLDLSGNPLVHISDWSFGNSTTLSSLRLSNAKLSVIDPAAFHDLKGVHSIDVTNNNLTWLPGDLLKYDRAFPFYLYADQGNPWYCDCQMKPFSEAVNVPGQSVITNIHCSGPEKYKGQNLGDIPLANLTCDCEHQEAPSVDTSGSDNSTAVGQPAKLRCKVGGCPTAHLFWTTPRGFVISPHLTEYTGYDVQDDGTLVIMATVAEDAGNYTCTAANYLGKAEQSHKLKLDIIET; via the exons ATG ATGAAGGCTTGTGTGACTATCCTGCTGTGTATAGTTGTCGGCACATCTGCCCGGTACCCATGCCCACCCGAGTGTGAGTGTGGCGAGCTCGGACCCCATGGAATCGCCTGTGGTGGAGAGGACATGACG CACTTTCCAAAGAACATCCCACCTAATGCAGTGTATCTAGATGTGGAGGGGACAAAAATCACAACGATACCAAAGGGAGTCTTCAACAAACTACACCACCTTATAG GTTTGATTCTGGACCAGAACCAAATATCAACCATCGAACCCGGTGCATTTCAGGGCCTCACAAATATGTCACTGCTTTCACTCTCAACCAACCCGGGATTGTCTCTAACCAAAGTCGACCCGCTTATTTTGAAGGATATTCAAAACTTGACCAGGTTCCTTGCTCAGAATAATAAACTTATAACCATCCCAACCAAATTCTTCTCAGAAAACAAAAACCTAAGAGAAGTTGATCTCCAAAATGCCGGCCTGTTGGAACTACAACCAGGGTGCTTTTCAAACTTGAAGAACCTTTTCATTGTAGATCTCAGCAAGAATCAAATTGATAAAATTGGCGCAAATGTTTTCACCGGAAGTTCCAACTTTCAGACTTTACTACTAAGTAACAGTCAGGTGAAATCTATTGAGCCACGCGCGTTCGAAACTCAAGAAGAGATGCTTTTCCTCATGATAGACCATAATATGCTGGTATCCGTTCGTAGTGCTTTGCTTGGGCTCAAAAACCTTCTCACACTGGCACTCAATGACAATAAGATTGTTTCCCTCAATGAAGACGACTTTAAGGATCTGGTGATGTTAAATTCTTTAGATTTAAGCAACAATGAACTGATGGATACGGGCAATGCATTGGCGAATCTTCGTTCTTTGGGAAGCTTGAACTTGAACAACAATCGTCTGACGAAACTGTCTTTCCAGGGCATGCctttgctgacagacatatctGTAAGTAACAACCTTTTGCAATCCATACCCGAAAGACTGGACGTAATAACACATGCCCGGATTCTCGATATTTCAAACAACCCTATTCAGAGTCTACCCGGGGGACGATTCGCATCTCTTAACTCCCTTCTGAAGCTGGACATTTCGAACATTTCtgtaatccaagatggcggacttgcACCTGATGCCTTGACCGGACTCCACAGTTTGGTTGAACTTAGGGTTGAAAATAACGAGCTAAACAAAGTACCATCTCAGGCACTTTCCGCCGTAAAACAGATTCAAATACTCAGTCTTAGCCATAATAAGATAGAGACTCTTGACGAAAACGACTTTGTTTCCGTGTCAAACGTATCTAACTTGCAGCTTGCCAATAACATGTTAGCAAAGGTACCCGAGAAAGCTCTCCGTCCCTTCACAAACCTGACCCAACTTGACCTCTCAGGAAATCCTTTAGTACACATCTCTGATTGGTCGTTTGGAAACTCGACAACACTTTCCAGCTTGCGCTTGAGCAATGCCAAACTGTCAGTCATAGACCCTGCAGCGTTCCACGATCTAAAAGGTGTGCATTCTATCGACGTTACCAACAACAATCTAACATGGCTGCCAGGTGACCTCTTGAAATATGACCGCGCTTTTCCGTTTTACCTGTACGCAGACCAGGGAAATCCTTGGTACTGTGACTGTCAGATGAAACCATTTTCAGAGGCCGTTAACGTTCCCGGTCAGTCAGTTATTACGAATATCCACTGTTCTGGTCCTGAAAAGTATAAAGGTCAAAATTTGGGAGACATTCCTCTGGCAAACCTCACCTGTGACTGTGAGCATCAGGAGGCGCCCTCTGTCGACACATCAGGGAGTGACAACAGCACTGCTGTCGGTCAACCCGCAAAACTTAG GTGTAAAGTGGGCGGCTGCCCGACGGCCCACCTGTTTTGGACCACCCCAAGGGGCTTCGTGATCTCTCCTCACCTCACCGAGTATACCGGATATGACGTACAAGACGACGGAACTCTCGTCATCATGGCTACCGTTGCCGAGGATGCCGGGAACTACACTTGCACGGCGGCCAACTACCTTGGGAAGGCTGAACAGAGTCATAAGCTTAAGCTAGATATTATTGAGACGTAG
- the LOC118423753 gene encoding platelet glycoprotein V-like — protein MLREVYLKSAGLTKLQTASFSNLKNLVIVDVSKNEIDNIRANIFTGSLKIQTLNLSNSQIKSIEPRAFETQDEMLFLMLDHNMLVSARSALLGLKNLLTLALNDNEIEFLNEDDFKDLVMLNSLDLSNNELMDTGNALANLRSLGSLNLNNNRLTKLSFQGMPLLTDISVSNNLLQSIPERLDVITYARILDISNNPIQSLPGGRFASLNSLLKLDISNISAIQDGGLAPDALTGLHSLVELRVERNELSKVPSNALSAVKQIEILSLSHNKIETLDENDFVSVSNVSNLQLANNMLAMVPVKSLRPFTNLTQLDLSGNPLVHIPDWSFGNLTTLSSLRLSNAKLSIIDPAAFHGLKSVHSIDVTNNNLTWLPGDLLKYDRAFPFYLYADQGNRWYCDCQMKPFSQAVNVPGQSVITNIHCSGPEKYKGRNLGDIPLANLTCDCEHQEAPSVDTSGSDNSTAVGQPAKLRCKVGGCPTAHLFWTTPRGFVISPHLTEYTGYDVQDDGTLVIMATVVEDAGNYTCTAANYLGKAEQSHKLKLDIY, from the exons atgttaagaGAGGTATATCTAAAAAGTGCTGGTTTGACAAAACTGCAGACTGCCTCTTTTTCAAACCTTAAGAACCTAGTGATCGTTGATGTAAGCAAAAATGAAATTGACAATATCAGGGCCAACATATTCACGGGAAGTTTAAAAATTCAGACTCTAAACCTGAGCAACAGTCAGATAAAATCTATTGAGCCACGCGCGTTCGAAACTCAAGACGAGATGCTTTTCCTCATGCTAGACCATAATATGCTGGTATCTGCTCGTAGTGCTTTGCTTGGCCTTAAAAATCTTCTCACACTGGCACTCAACGACAATGAGATTGAGTTCCTCAATGAGGACGACTTTAAGGATCTGGTTATGTTAAATTCTTTAGATTTAAGCAACAATGAACTGATGGATACGGGCAATGCATTGGCGAATCTTCGTTCTTTGGGAAGCTTGAACTTGAACAACAATCGTCTGACGAAACTGTCTTTCCAGGGCATGCctttgctgacagacatatctGTCAGTAACAACCTTTTGCAGTCCATACCCGAAAGACTGGACGTAATAACATATGCCCGCATTCTGGATATTTCAAACAACCCTATCCAAAGTTTGCCCGGGGGACGATTCGCATCTCTTAACTCCCTTTTGAAGCTGGACATTTCGAACATTTCtgcaatccaagatggcggacttgcACCCGACGCCTTGACCGGACTCCACAGTTTGGTTGAACTTCGGGTTGAAAGAAACGAGCTAAGCAAAGTACCCTCAAATGCACTTTCCGCGGTAAAACAGATTGAAATTCTCAGTCTTAGCCACAATAAGATAGAGACTCTTGACGAAAACGACTTTGTTTCCGTGTCAAACGTATCTAACTTGCAGCTTGCCAATAACATGTTAGCAATGGTACCGGTGAAATCTCTTCGTCCCTTCACAAACTTGACCCAACTTGACCTCTCAGGAAATCCTCTGGTACACATCCCTGATTGGTCGTTTGGAAACTTGACAACGCTTTCCAGTTTGCGCTTGAGCAATGCCAAATTGTCAATCATTGACCCCGCAGCTTTCCATGGTCTAAAAAGTGTGCATTCTATCGACGTTACCAACAACAATCTAACATGGCTGCCAGGTGACCTCTTGAAATATGACCGCGCTTTTCCATTTTACCTCTACGCTGACCAGGGAAATCGCTGGTACTGTGACTGTCAGATGAAACCATTTTCACAGGCCGTTAACGTTCCCGGTCAGTCAGTTATTACTAATATCCACTGCTCCGGTCCTGAAAAGTATAAAGGTCGAAATTTGGGAGACATTCCTCTGGCAAACCTCACCTGTGACTGTGAGCATCAAGAGGCGCCCTCTGTCGACACATCAGGGAGTGACAACAGCACTGCTGTCGGTCAACCCGCAAAACTTAG GTGTAAAGTGGGCGGCTGCCCGACGGCCCACCTGTTTTGGACCACCCCAAGGGGTTTTGTGATCTCTCCTCACCTCACTGAGTATACCGGATATGACGTACAAGACGACGGAACTCTCGTCATCATGGCTACCGTCGTTGAGGATGCCGGGAACTACACTTGCACGGCGGCCAACTACCTTGGGAAGGCTGAACAGAGTCATAAGCTTAAGCTAGATATTTATTGA